A stretch of DNA from Dehalobacterium formicoaceticum:
TTAAATCTGGACGCTAATGTGCAAGATCTCATAGAACGAATGAAACGGCAAGCCTACAAACCTCAACCAGTAAGGAGAACTTACATCCCTAAGCCGGGAAGTGACAAGAAAAGACCCCTTGGAATCCCAGCATATGAAGATAAACTAGTACAGGCGGTCCTTGCGCAGATACTCAATGCTATATATGAACAAGATTTTCTAGAATGTTCATTTGGATTTAGACCTGATCGAGGATGTCATGATGCTTTGAAAGTGCTGAATAAAATCGTCAACAAGAGGAGAATCAATTATGTAGTTGACACAGATGTAAAAGGATTCTTTGACAATGTTGACCAGGGATGGCTCATGAAATTCTTAGAGCATAGGATAGCAGACCCTAATATATTAAGACTCATCGCACGATTTCTAAAGTCCGGTATAGTTGAGGCAGGCATAACTTATGATACACCTGAGGGAACCCCTCAGGGAGGAGTCGTATCCCCCATTCTTGGGAATGTTTACCTGCATTACGTACTAGATTTATGGTTTGAGAAACGGGTCAGGAAAATCTGCAAAGGACAAGCCTACATGGTAAGGTATGCTGACGACAGTGTATTTTGCTTCGAATACGAAGAGGATGCCAGGACATTCTATACTGAGTTGATAGTACGGTTGAGGAAATTTAACTTAGAAGTGGCAGAAGAAAAGACGAAGATTGTTTGTCTCAATGAACGTAAGGGTAATAAACACAACGATAAGGATGATGGGGGACCCGGTAGAAAACATACCAATAGCTCATTTGATTTCCTGGGATTCACACATTATCTTTGGGTCAGTGACAAAGGCGTTAAGTACATTCGAAGGAAGACGAGTAAGAAGAAATTTAGGGCTAGTCTCCTTCGGTGTAAGGAATGGATAAGAAACAATCGACATATGCCCAGTAAAGACTTCATGAAGAAGCTAAGAATTAAGCTACAGGGATACTGTCGATATTATGGTATTACAGGCAATAGGGAAGCAGTCTCAAATTACATCGATGAAGTCAAGAGATTGGTATACAAATGGCTAAATCGGAGAAGTCAACGTAAGAGTTTCAATTGGGACAAATTTAACCTATTTCTTAGGAAGTATCCATTACCGAAACCGCAAACCTATGTAAACATATTCGAGTTAGGAGCAGGTCAAGGCTATGTTCTGTAAATGGTGGAGTGAAGAGCCGGATGCCTTAATAGGGCACGTCCGGTTCTGGGAGGGCTTGGGGCCGTAAGGACCCGGCTACTCGATCCTTGTCCCCTGAGTTTATTTCTGGTAGAATAACACTGGGGTGAAAAAAATGCCAAGGTGTGCCAGAAAGCCAAGTGAAAGCGGAATATACCACACTATGCTTCGAGGTATAAACAGACAAGTAATTTTTGAAGATGATGAGGATAAGGAAAAATTTATAGAAACAATATTGCATTATAAATCCATAAGTAATTATGAACTATATGGGTATTGTCTCATGGATAACCATGTCCATTTACTAATTAAAGAAACATCAGAGCCAATTTCAATGATCATAAAAAGAATCAGCAGCAGTTTCGTTTATTGGTACAACCGGAAGTACGACAGATGCGGGCACTTGTTTCAAGAACGGTTTAAAAGTGAGGCAGTAGAAAGCGAGGTATATTTTTTAACTGTACTTCGTTATATACATCAGAATCCATTAAAGGCGGGTTTAATAAAAAATATTGAAGCATATAAATGGAGCAGTTATAATGAATATTTAGGAAAACAAACAGAAGTAGATATCGATCTTACCTTAAAAATATTTTCTAAAGATAGGATCAAAGCTATTGAATTATTAAGGAAATTCATGAATGAGTTTAATGAGGATAAGTGTTTGGAATATGAGGGAAAATACCTAATATCAGATCAGGAAGTCATATCTTATTTTGCTCAGCATGATATTTCTGACATTAATAAACTAAAGCAACTAGAAATAAGTAAAAGAAATAAGATCATAGAAGCTGTAAAATCTAAAAAAGGGGTAACAATTAGGCAATTATCCAGAATCACCGGGATATCAAAAAGTGTAATTGACCGGATATAGGGACGAGGTACCTGTCCCCTCGTCCCCCCTTAAGGAGAAATATATGAAGCAATTATTACCATTAATAAAGAAGTATATGGTATTTGCAATATTAAGCCCATTATTTATGATTTTGGAAGTATTGGGAGATGTAATTATTCCCTATCTTATGGCCAAAATCGTTGATGTAGGTATTGCAAATCAAGATATAGACTATATTGTAAGAATTGGCATGATGATGATCGGTGTAGCATTAATTGCTATGACCTTGGGAGTGGCCAGTTCCTTTTTCGGTTCAAGTGCAGGATATGGATTTGCAGCTGAAATAAGACAAAATGTATTTGAAAAGGTGCAGAGCTTTTCCTTTGCAAATCTGGATACATTTCAAGTATCTTCCCTGATCACAAGACTCACAAATGATTGTAATACCATCGGGCAGGTAACGATGATGAGTCTTAGAATGGCAATCAGGGCACCGTTTATGATGATTTTTGCTCTGTTTATGGCATTTAAAGTAAACTCATCCTTGGCAAGGGTGTTTTTAATTTCATTGCCGCTTTTAACGATAGCAATTACTGTTGCCTTAAGCAAAGCGCGACCGCTTTTTCTTATACTTCAAACTTACGTAGACAAGGTAAACGGGGTGATTCAGGAGAACTTGACCAACATAAGGGTTGTTAAGTCATTTAATAGACAAAGCTTTGAAGAATCAAAGTTTAAAGTAAAAAATGATGGCCTCATGAATACGGCACTTAAAGCCATTACCTATGTAATCCTTTTAATGCCAATATTTAGTCTAATTGTTTATTCTACGATCATTGCCGTATTATGGTTCGGCGGAAAGCAAATTACATTAGGAAGTATGAGCGGCGGAGCCCTGATATCCTTTGTAACATATATTACACAGGTTCTGATGTCATTGATGATGATATCTATGTACTTTATGAATCTTTTGCGTGGTTCAGCTTCTGTATCAAGAATTGTTGAAGTATTAAATACCGAATCAGAAATCAAGGAAATATCAAACCCTGTTAAGGAAGTGAAGGATGGTTCAATATCCTTTGAAAATGTAAGCTTTATCTACCCGGGCAGCTCCGAATTCACGCTTAAAAATATTAACTTTAGCATTAGCTCCGGAGAGACCTTGGGGATTATTGGTTCCACGGGCTCATCAAAATCTACTCTGGTTCAATTAATCCCCAGACTTTACGATGTAACTGAAGGAAAGGTAAAGGTAGGAGGAGTAGATGTCAGGGATTATGATCTAGAGCTTTTGCGGGATAAGGTATCATTTGTATTACAAAAAAATACCTTGTTTTCAGGTACGATTAGAAGCAATATGAAGTGGGGCAACGAAAATGCCGCTGATGAAGAGATCATAGAGGCATTAAAACATGCACAAGCCTGGGAATTCGTATCTAACTACGATGATGGTTTAGACCATATCGTAGAGCAAAATGGTGATAACTATTCAGGCGGACAAAAGCAAAGACTGACCATTGCCCGTGCTCTGATGAAATCGCCAAAAGCCATCATACTGGATGATTCTACCAGTGCAGTGGATATGACTACTGATGCTAAGATTCAAAAGGCATTTAAACAGGATCTGGCGGATGTGACTACTATTATCATAGCTCAGAGAATCTCATCAATCCAGCATGCAGATAGGATCATCGTCATGCATGAAGGGAAAATAGAATCGATCGGTTCTCATGACGATTTGATACAAAAATCTCCAATCTATCAAGAAATATATGAATCACAGCAGAAAGGAGTGATTGGAGAATAATGGATAGAAAAAATAAAGCCACATTCAGACCAAGGGATCCAAAGAAAACATTATTAAGGTTATTTAGCTACTTTAAATTTTATAAGGCTCTATTTGTCATTGGGATATTATCCATAATAGTTTCATCTTTGATGGAAGTATTTACAAATGGGATGTTAAGCCCTATTATCGATGTATTTGTGAGCGGCGGCTCTATCAACGATGCCATAAGATTTATCCTCATCATGATAGGTTTTGTACTGTTATCTACCCTTGGCCAGTATATTGGAAATCGAAATATGGCAAGGTTGGCGCAAAAGATTATTCATAAAATACGTGCAGATATGTTTGAGCATATGGAAAAACTGCCTATCTCATACTTTGACACCCATTCTCATGGTGAATTAATGTCTACCTTTACAAATGACGTGGATATGTTGAATCAATCCCTGGAGCAGGCAGTATCTCAAATCATCGTATCCATCGTAACGACAATTGGTACATTCATAATGATGTTAATTATTAGCCCTGCCCTTACCCTTGTCGTGGCCATTATGTTTATCTTGATGTTCGTCATTATTAAGATCATCGGTTCAAAATCTGCTTATTATTTTAGGGATCAACAGCTTAGACTTGCCAATATGAATGGTTATATTGAGGAGATGATGTCGGGACAAAAAGTGGTTAAGGTGTTTAATTATGAGAATCGAGCAATAGAAGATTTCAGAAATAGAAATGATCAGCTTAGAAAATCATCATCCCGGGCTGCTACATTCGGCGTGATGTTAATGCCGATAATGGGGAATCTAACATTTATGCTCTATTCCGTAGTAGCTATTCTGGGCTCCTTTATGGTGATTCAGAAAACCCTTAGTATAGGTAATATTGCTGCCTTTTTACAATTTACCAGGACAATATCAAGACCGATAACCATGGTATCTAATCAGCTTAATACATTGTTTGCAGCCCTTGCCGGAGCTGAAAGAATCTTCGCCATTCTAGATGAAAAAGTGGAAGAGGATGAAGGAGATGTGGTGCTTGAAAGGGATTGCCAGGGAAAGGGCGGCCATTGTTGGAAGGTTCCTAATGGAGCTGGCAGCTTTGATTATATACCGGTAAATGGCGATATCGAATTTAAGGGTGTGGATTTTGGCTATGTTCCCGAAAAACAGGTCTTAAAGGATATCAATCTTTATGCAAGACCCGGACAAAAAATTGCCTTTGTTGGTTCAACAGGAGCTGGAAAGACCACCATCACAAATCTAATCAACAGATTCTATGAGATAAACGATGGGACAATTCTATATGATGGAGTGGATATCAAAAGAATAAATAAGATGGATTTAAGAAGCACGATGAGTATAGTTCTTCAGGATGTTCATCTATTCGAAGGAACTGTAGCCGATAACATCAGATACGGCAGACTTGATGCCACCGATGGGGAAGTAACGGCGGCAGCAAAGCTGGCCAACGCCCATTATTTTATTAAGCATCTTCCTCAAGGCTATGATACGATGCTAACTGTAGATGGACTGAATCTGTCTCAAGGGGAAAGACAGCTACTATCAATAGCAAGAGCAGCTATTGCCGATCCGGAGATTTTAATCCTGGATGAAGCTACATCCTCTGTGGATACAAGAACCGAAAAGCTAATATCCGAGGGAATGGATAAGCTCATGGAAGGAAGAACAACCTTTGTCATCGCCCATAGGATGTCAACAGTTCGTGATTCCAATGCCATCATGGTTCTGGAACAAGGGGAGATCATAGAGCGCGGAAACCATGATGACTTAATGGCACAAAAAGGAAGATACTATGCACTAAATGCAGGAACACTTGAATTAGAATAATTAATCAAATGATAAATAATAAATGATAAAAGGGAATCGACCCCTTTTATCATTTTCTATTTTACTGAGTTGAGAGGCTGAATATTAATCCGTGTAAATGGTAATAATCTCCACATAAAACAAATGGAGGTTATCATATGAAAACATCTAAGAACAAACTCACGGACAAAGAAATGGAATTGGTAAGTCTGCTGATGCAAGATTGCCAAAGCACGGGTGATATACAGTCAAAGCTAAAACGACTATTTGCTGGTTCTATTGAGCAGATGCTAGAAGCCGAGATGGATGAACATTTGGGCTATGAAAAACATTGTGTAGAGGGTAATAACAGTGGTAATTCGCGCAATGGTTACAATCGCAAGACTATTATAAGCGATTACGGGGAAAGCGAAATAGCCATACCCCGTGACCGTAATGGTGAATTTGAACCAAGAATCCTTGGAAAGCGGCAAACTCGAACTGATGAGATTGAGCAAAAGATAATGGCTATGTACTCTAAAGGAATGTCGCAGCGAGACATTGAGGATAATCTGCGCGAGATATACGGGGCGGAAATCCCTCAAACCTTGATTTCTAAGATTACAGATAAAATTCTGCCGGAAGTGAATGAGTGGCAAAACCGCCCGTTGGAAGCGATTTATCCGATAATATATTTTGATGGCATTGTGTTCAAAAGCCGTAAAGATAGCCAAATTATAAACAAGTGCGTCTATTCAGTTTTGGGAATTGATATGAACGGCCAGAAGGATATTTTAGGGATTTGGATAAGCGAAAACGAAGGAGCTTCATTTTACGCAAGCATTTGCTCCGACCTTAAAAACCGCGGTGTTACGGACATTTTTATTGCTTGCCACGATAACCTAAAAGGGCTTGGAGAAGCCATAAACGCGGTATTCCCAGAGACCAAGCAGCAGTTATGCATAGTGCACCAAGTACGCAATTCTACTAAGTTTGTGCAATACAAGGATAGAAAGCAAGTCTGTGCCGATCTAAAGAAAATTTACGGCGCGGTAAATCTTGACGATGCGGAGTATGCAAAAGAGGAATTTCGGGAAAAATGGGATAAGAAGTATCCATCTATTATGCGTTCCTGGGACGCAAATTGGGCTGAACTTACAACGTTTTTCAACTATCCTGAGCAAATCCGGCATTTGGTTTATACAACGAATGCGGTGGAAGCATACCACAGAATGGTGCGAAAATTCACGAAAGCAAAGGCGATTTTCCCCACTGACGACTCGATAAGAAAGGTTGTTTTCCTATCGGTCAAAGAAATCGCTAAAAAATGGACGCTGCCAGCTCGTAATTGGGCGATGGCATACAGCCAGATTATGATTTACTTCGCAGATAGATTTACGGCTTAAAAGCTGCATGGGGGCTCTGCCCCCAAACCCCCGAGGTTTATACGCATTGGACTTACCGGTAAAATGTAAAACAGCGAACATAAGCCCGCCGTTTTACCGTATAAGTCCGTAGCAAGCGTGGGGTCGCTCCTCAGCGTTGCCCTGATTATGCTACAATAAAAGTATTAACAAATTTTTGGATGATTATTCCGTTTACACTAAAGGATGTTCAGAACCTGAGTTGATTAACGATTCTTTTTAAAGTCTAATTTTTTGGGCATACCAGCAATAATAGTAAAAGCCCCAGTCACCCTGTTAATACCTATTTCAGATACCTCCTGCATCTTTTCCTCTGAGACACCCCAGGACAAAGGGGTCATTTTTATTAAATGGTGCAGCTCTTCACTGTTTAACTTAAACTCATAATTAACCTTTTGGGTGTCAATGATATGGAAATTTTTGCTGAAAAGATCAAGCACCATTTTATTCGAATATAATTCTTTGTCGGTTTCCTGATAAAAGGCCGTTCTTAATTCTTTCAGATAATCACTGTCCGGGACAACCTTAATCAAGATCCCTTCATCACCAATAATCCTCTTAAATTCCCCATAATTTGCCGGAGAAAGAATGTTTAAGATGACATCAAACTGCTGATCCATAAAGGGAGTCTTAGCCAGGTCTGCGACAAGCCAGAAGATATCCTGATAATTTTTGGCGGCAATTTGGATGCCTCCTTTGGAGATGTCGATGCCCACGCCCAAAAGATGAGCTGTTTCTAAATATTCCTGGTATTCCTGATGTTCCTGATCATTTAAACCGTTGATAATCCGAGCTAAATGAAAACCTTCACCGCATCCCGCATCCAAAATCTTGATCGATTTAGTTTTGAGATCGAGAGCAGAAATACTCCTGTTATCAGAAATGCTCCCGTTATCAGATATAATCTTTCCCATCATCTGCACCACAGCCTCGATTAATGGATCGAAGAAGCCGGTTTGGGATATGATATTTCTGGATTGAAACAGTTTTTTATCATATTTTGAATTACCATGATTTTGCAGGAGATTGACATACCCTTTTTTGGCAATGTCAAAGCAATGGTTATTCAAACAAACAATGCTTTTGTTACCTTGAACAGACATCCTGTCTCCGCAGACAGGACATTTGAGCATGGCGATGTTTTCGCTGATGATAAGTTTATCTTTCTCGGTCATAGAATCTACTCCTCATATTTCCCTTTATCTGAAACAGTTTTCGCTTAATCAGAAATTATTTCAGCCTACCCGTCATTTCGTATCTCATGCAGGATCTTAATGATTGCTGCCTGATGGTTTATTGATCGGTCATCAATGGCTATCAATGGTTATTCTATCCTTTAACGATCTAAAGAGCAAGATAAAAGGATGCCAGCGGGACGGGGGCGGGACGGGGGGACAGGTCCCTTGTCCCTGGCGGGACGGGGGGACAGGTCCCTTGTCCCTTGAATTTATTTTTGATAGCATAACACTAAGGTAAAAGATGCCAAGATGTGCCGGAACGCCAAGTGAAAGAGGAGTCCCATGTTCAATAAAGTGACGAGTGAATTAGCCAAGGCAAGCCCTTTATGTTGCTTGTATCCTATCAGCAGTAAACTTATGTCGTAAGAAGAACAAGCACCTTTTGCATCAATTCTCTGTTATTTATTTAACCAAAATACGGATTGTTAAGGGCGAGCCAATTTTTCCAAATAAATTATATTAAGAAGGGAAAACGGTCTTTCCCACGCAACGATGAGCTTGCTCGTAAAAAAGAGCGTGTTGGTGCGTGTTGACCATGGGCAAAGAGATTGCTTACCCGACACCTTCTGTTTCTTTGAACCTCAGGGAAAATTGCCATGTGCGGGTTATCATTATATAATAAGGAATGGGGAAATTATTATAGAAGATATATTAACGTCATAATCAACGCCATAATCATGACCATAATCAAAACCAAGACCATACCAAGAGTAAAAAACCTGCTAATTGTTTCAGCCTATAATCAGCCGATAATAAGAGGTGAAATCACTTGTTTAATAATTTATGGATCAATTCCTATCTGGGCAGGCTTCATCAGGAAGTATTGGAGTTATTCTCGGAAGGAATATATGTAACAAATGCTGATGGGAAAACACTGGCTGTCAATAGTATGTATGAAAAGCTAACCGGTTTAAATCGGGAGGATCTGGTGGGCAGATTAGTATTTGAACTGCAAGAAGAAGGGAATTTTGATGTTCTTACCTATCCGGAAGTAATTGCGACCGGAAAGAAAGTAACGACCATGCAAACTACGAAGGCGAACAAAAATGTTTTGTGTAACGGTTACCCCATCTTCAATGAGGAAGGCAAAATTTCCCTGGTGATCACCTTTGTCAGGGATTTAACCTTAGTTAACCAACTCAAGGAACAGATCATGGATCAGCAATTTATGATTGAAAAATATCGGGAGGTCAATAACCAGCGCAAAAAAGAGTTTGATCAAGGGACGACAATTATTAAAAGCGCCCCTATGGTTCAACTAATGGAAAAATTAACATTGATTGCCAATACTGATGCGACGGTCTTGATTTTAGGTGAAACAGGGGTAGGCAAGGGAGTGCTGGCTCAAAAAATTCATGAAAAAAGCATGCGCTCTAAAGAACCCTTTTTAAAAATTGATTGCTCGGCGATCCCTGAAAATCTGATCGAATCAGAATTGTTTGGCTACGATTCCGGGGCATTTTCCGGTGCCAATAAAAAAGGTAAAGCCGGTTTATTGGAGATGGCCGACAAAGGAACCATATTATTGGACGAAATTGGCGATATGCCTTTACAGATGCAGGTTAAATTATTACGAGCAATCCAAGACCAGGAATTTATGCGTGTCGGCTCCACCAAGATCAGAAAAGTAGATGTCAGGTTTATTGCCGCGACAAATAGTGATTTAGCGGAAGAAGTTAAAAAAGGTAAGTTTCGCAGCGACTTATTTTACCGCTTATGTGTTGCTGTGCTTAATATCCCCTCCTTAAGGGAAAGAAAAGATGATATTTTGGAGCTGGTAAATTTCTTTTTAGACAAATACAATCACAAATATCATAAGAATGTATCTTTTACAGAGCAATTCGAAAAAGCTTTGCTTTCTTATAAATGGCCGGGTAATGTACGGGAGCTGG
This window harbors:
- a CDS encoding IS256 family transposase, producing the protein MELVSLLMQDCQSTGDIQSKLKRLFAGSIEQMLEAEMDEHLGYEKHCVEGNNSGNSRNGYNRKTIISDYGESEIAIPRDRNGEFEPRILGKRQTRTDEIEQKIMAMYSKGMSQRDIEDNLREIYGAEIPQTLISKITDKILPEVNEWQNRPLEAIYPIIYFDGIVFKSRKDSQIINKCVYSVLGIDMNGQKDILGIWISENEGASFYASICSDLKNRGVTDIFIACHDNLKGLGEAINAVFPETKQQLCIVHQVRNSTKFVQYKDRKQVCADLKKIYGAVNLDDAEYAKEEFREKWDKKYPSIMRSWDANWAELTTFFNYPEQIRHLVYTTNAVEAYHRMVRKFTKAKAIFPTDDSIRKVVFLSVKEIAKKWTLPARNWAMAYSQIMIYFADRFTA
- a CDS encoding transposase, whose product is MPRCARKPSESGIYHTMLRGINRQVIFEDDEDKEKFIETILHYKSISNYELYGYCLMDNHVHLLIKETSEPISMIIKRISSSFVYWYNRKYDRCGHLFQERFKSEAVESEVYFLTVLRYIHQNPLKAGLIKNIEAYKWSSYNEYLGKQTEVDIDLTLKIFSKDRIKAIELLRKFMNEFNEDKCLEYEGKYLISDQEVISYFAQHDISDINKLKQLEISKRNKIIEAVKSKKGVTIRQLSRITGISKSVIDRI
- the ltrA gene encoding group II intron reverse transcriptase/maturase, with the translated sequence METKLARIAEVAKMHQQEKFTSLAHLINEETIKQCHDGMNGKKAAGVDQKTKADYELNLDANVQDLIERMKRQAYKPQPVRRTYIPKPGSDKKRPLGIPAYEDKLVQAVLAQILNAIYEQDFLECSFGFRPDRGCHDALKVLNKIVNKRRINYVVDTDVKGFFDNVDQGWLMKFLEHRIADPNILRLIARFLKSGIVEAGITYDTPEGTPQGGVVSPILGNVYLHYVLDLWFEKRVRKICKGQAYMVRYADDSVFCFEYEEDARTFYTELIVRLRKFNLEVAEEKTKIVCLNERKGNKHNDKDDGGPGRKHTNSSFDFLGFTHYLWVSDKGVKYIRRKTSKKKFRASLLRCKEWIRNNRHMPSKDFMKKLRIKLQGYCRYYGITGNREAVSNYIDEVKRLVYKWLNRRSQRKSFNWDKFNLFLRKYPLPKPQTYVNIFELGAGQGYVL
- a CDS encoding ABC transporter ATP-binding protein translates to MDRKNKATFRPRDPKKTLLRLFSYFKFYKALFVIGILSIIVSSLMEVFTNGMLSPIIDVFVSGGSINDAIRFILIMIGFVLLSTLGQYIGNRNMARLAQKIIHKIRADMFEHMEKLPISYFDTHSHGELMSTFTNDVDMLNQSLEQAVSQIIVSIVTTIGTFIMMLIISPALTLVVAIMFILMFVIIKIIGSKSAYYFRDQQLRLANMNGYIEEMMSGQKVVKVFNYENRAIEDFRNRNDQLRKSSSRAATFGVMLMPIMGNLTFMLYSVVAILGSFMVIQKTLSIGNIAAFLQFTRTISRPITMVSNQLNTLFAALAGAERIFAILDEKVEEDEGDVVLERDCQGKGGHCWKVPNGAGSFDYIPVNGDIEFKGVDFGYVPEKQVLKDINLYARPGQKIAFVGSTGAGKTTITNLINRFYEINDGTILYDGVDIKRINKMDLRSTMSIVLQDVHLFEGTVADNIRYGRLDATDGEVTAAAKLANAHYFIKHLPQGYDTMLTVDGLNLSQGERQLLSIARAAIADPEILILDEATSSVDTRTEKLISEGMDKLMEGRTTFVIAHRMSTVRDSNAIMVLEQGEIIERGNHDDLMAQKGRYYALNAGTLELE
- a CDS encoding putative RNA methyltransferase, producing MTEKDKLIISENIAMLKCPVCGDRMSVQGNKSIVCLNNHCFDIAKKGYVNLLQNHGNSKYDKKLFQSRNIISQTGFFDPLIEAVVQMMGKIISDNGSISDNRSISALDLKTKSIKILDAGCGEGFHLARIINGLNDQEHQEYQEYLETAHLLGVGIDISKGGIQIAAKNYQDIFWLVADLAKTPFMDQQFDVILNILSPANYGEFKRIIGDEGILIKVVPDSDYLKELRTAFYQETDKELYSNKMVLDLFSKNFHIIDTQKVNYEFKLNSEELHHLIKMTPLSWGVSEEKMQEVSEIGINRVTGAFTIIAGMPKKLDFKKNR
- a CDS encoding sigma-54 interaction domain-containing protein; this translates as MFNNLWINSYLGRLHQEVLELFSEGIYVTNADGKTLAVNSMYEKLTGLNREDLVGRLVFELQEEGNFDVLTYPEVIATGKKVTTMQTTKANKNVLCNGYPIFNEEGKISLVITFVRDLTLVNQLKEQIMDQQFMIEKYREVNNQRKKEFDQGTTIIKSAPMVQLMEKLTLIANTDATVLILGETGVGKGVLAQKIHEKSMRSKEPFLKIDCSAIPENLIESELFGYDSGAFSGANKKGKAGLLEMADKGTILLDEIGDMPLQMQVKLLRAIQDQEFMRVGSTKIRKVDVRFIAATNSDLAEEVKKGKFRSDLFYRLCVAVLNIPSLRERKDDILELVNFFLDKYNHKYHKNVSFTEQFEKALLSYKWPGNVRELENFIQGFVVSHENDIFDIGDLPQHMLTDTAELYNIDFQDADKSLNEMVGDYEKNLLKKAIETYGSADKAAEALKIDRSTIFRKIKKYDLA
- a CDS encoding ABC transporter ATP-binding protein; this translates as MKQLLPLIKKYMVFAILSPLFMILEVLGDVIIPYLMAKIVDVGIANQDIDYIVRIGMMMIGVALIAMTLGVASSFFGSSAGYGFAAEIRQNVFEKVQSFSFANLDTFQVSSLITRLTNDCNTIGQVTMMSLRMAIRAPFMMIFALFMAFKVNSSLARVFLISLPLLTIAITVALSKARPLFLILQTYVDKVNGVIQENLTNIRVVKSFNRQSFEESKFKVKNDGLMNTALKAITYVILLMPIFSLIVYSTIIAVLWFGGKQITLGSMSGGALISFVTYITQVLMSLMMISMYFMNLLRGSASVSRIVEVLNTESEIKEISNPVKEVKDGSISFENVSFIYPGSSEFTLKNINFSISSGETLGIIGSTGSSKSTLVQLIPRLYDVTEGKVKVGGVDVRDYDLELLRDKVSFVLQKNTLFSGTIRSNMKWGNENAADEEIIEALKHAQAWEFVSNYDDGLDHIVEQNGDNYSGGQKQRLTIARALMKSPKAIILDDSTSAVDMTTDAKIQKAFKQDLADVTTIIIAQRISSIQHADRIIVMHEGKIESIGSHDDLIQKSPIYQEIYESQQKGVIGE